The Drosophila innubila isolate TH190305 chromosome 3R unlocalized genomic scaffold, UK_Dinn_1.0 2_E_3R, whole genome shotgun sequence genome has a segment encoding these proteins:
- the LOC117790311 gene encoding biotin--protein ligase isoform X4, with product MLTLYYVSATFVQSWRIQRACNKIAEQLAQSSSIAFYALQPGNDDGFDPTFASSELCGNRNAAKVTDILWLRGNQRGCCLRPLQALQITPWISFPSAPSLLPFAYAAETATPTTTPTEAQPQSRITLSSDKTQHLHLLVESQVEPQRENSAPHTTMVRLEDYAVEREGQPQPFELLANHLKRQSRNVAEINAESWQKHLKDLRALSVLAHQATEFETQKNRTEGKTGLLKQELVSQRQPEQAAPAAVQVKAVAVVEPTTKATSPAKSTQLKQPSPVQSPLNKHSELEKIAATKVTPRQQPVEVQDNTFTPVMATPAAKTSTPNKSFVAVKPSSPPPTPAPAPKLTPTPTPAPAAATSASRPRPILRRNKDSLGESKPLNVLVYSDSASARESAIATLRQLLERDVYTIYALTPQQAAQKFWMEQTALLVVCGSVATTVGQILVDYFLHGGKVLSLCSDILHFILPNYRTAEVREHELVQFSYDKWQRVKMMHHIFCYQPSPVKKNFSTDSEESTGQSHSRKPSMELKDLAGQTHKLDVKVLGTEEIWNTPSLMLANSLQSGGKAVFSQVHLETNPSEFEFDEEKFTVLKQNESTRLEIFTDLLRKYLGVQVRDSASADPTATGVVFKQAYFLGRHESKFELLEKLRLRCTGTEHVIVTPKLTMKFCGQDDKTPVANTNVLPILIHSCPDDFSTVDYFDNLKTEHIGRLVIYAPVVSSSMHVINDLELVHGIAVLPLQQTAGVGRSCNQWLSPLGCAMFSTQLHIATDTALGSRLPLIQHIIGAAIVNTLRGHPLYRVLDIALKWPNDIIANGNYKIGGLVVNTTLLGSLAIVNIGSGINLSNSKPTVCINGMINEYNVRMPDSKLPLLKYEQFIALVFNEIERILADVQNGNFETFYALYYELWLHSEQNVKICLQNDQEKDASIVGIDDYGFLKVKLANGKIETVQPDGNSFDMLKGLIVPKYN from the exons ATGTTAACACTCTATTACGTGAGCGCCACTTTTGTGCAATCCTGGCGCATTCAAAGGGCATGCAACAAAATTGCCGAGCAGTTAGCGCAATCATCGAGCATTGCATTCTACGCGCTTCAACCGGGCAACGATGATGGCTTCG ATCCCACATTTGCCAGCTCGGAGCTGTGTGGTAACCGTAATGCGGCCAAGGTCACGGATATATTGTGGTTGCGTGGCAACCAACGCGGTTGCTGTCTGCGTCCATTGCAAGCGTTGCAAATTACGCCATGGATTAGCTTCCCCTCGGCGCCTAGTCTTTTGCCCTTTGCCTATGCCGCCGAGACggcaacgccaacaacaacgccaacgGAAGCACAACCGCAATCCAGGATTACTTTGTCATCCGATAAGACGCAACACTTGCACTTGCTAGTCGAGTCACAGGTCGAACCACAACGAGAAAACAGTGCACCACACACCACAATGGTGCGG CTGGAAGATTACG CTGTTGAGCGAGAGGGACAACCTCAACCCTTTGAACTCCTTGCCAATCATCTGAAGCGTCAATCTCGAAATGTGGCTGAAATAAATGCTGAGAGCTGGCAGAAGCACTTAAAGGATCTACGCGCTCTCAGCGTGCTGGCTCATCAGGCAACTGAGTTTGAGACTCAAAAGAATCGGACAGAGGGCAAGACGGGTTTACTTAAACAGGAGCTGGTCAGCCAACGACAGCCAGAGCAGGCAGCTCCAGCAGCTGTGCAAGTCAAGGCGGTAGCTGTTGTAGAGCCCACGACTAAGGCAACATCTCCCGCCAAATCCACGCAACTGAAGCAACCATCGCCAGTGCAAAGTCCATTAAATAAGCACAGTGAGTTGGAGAAGATTGCTGCCACCAAGGTCACACCACGTCAGCAGCCTGTGGAAGTTCAGGATAATACTTTCACGCCTGTTATGGCCACGCCAGCGGCGAAAACTTCAACACCCAACAAGAGCTTTGTGGCTGTCAAGCCGAGTTCTCCTCCACCTACGCCGGCGCCAGCACCAAAGttaacgccaacgccaactccagctccagcaGCTGCTACTTCTGCCTCACGGCCTCGTCCCATTCTGCGACGTAACAAGGATAGTCTGGGCGAGAGTAAGCCCCTCAATGTGCTTGTCTATTCGGATAGTGCTAGTGCACGGGAATCGGCGATTGCAACTCTCCGACAGCTTCTAGAGCGGGATGTGTACACCATTTATGCGTTAACACCACAACAGGCGGCTCAAAAGTTTTGGATGGAACAGACAGCTCTGTTGGTTGTCTGCGGTTCTGTTGCAACGACTGTTGGCCAGATATTGGTTGACTACTTTTTACATGGCGGCAAGGTCTTGAGTCTCTGTTCGGATATTTTACACTTCATCTTGCCCAACTATCGCACAGCAGAG GTGCGGGAGCATGAGTTGGTTCAGTTTTCCTACGACAAATGGCAGAGGGTCAAGATGATGCATCACATCTTTTGTTATCAGCCTTCGCCGgttaagaaaaacttttccaCGGATAGCGAAGAGTCTACTGGTCAAAGTCATTCGCGTAAACC GTCCATGGAACTAAAGGATCTCGCCGGTCAAACCCACAAATTGGATGTGAAAGTGCTGGGCACCGAGGAAATCTGGAACACGCCCAGTTTAATGCTGGCCAACAGCCTGCAAAGCGGTGGCAAGGCCGTCTTCTCACAG GTGCATCTGGAGACGAATCCCAGCGAGTTTGAATTTGATGAAGAGAAATTTACAGTTCTGAAGCAGAATGAAAGCACTCGTCTGGAGATCTTTACGGATCTCTTGCGCAAGTATTTGGGAGTGCAGGTGCGGGACAGTGCATCCGCAGATCCAACTGCCACTGGAGTCGTCTTCAAGCAGGCCTATTTCTTGGGGCGACATGAG TCGAAATTCGAATTGCTGGAGAAGCTACGACTACGTTGCACCGGCACTGAACATGTCATCGTCACGCCCAAGCTGACCATGAAGTTCTGTGGCCAGGATGATAAGACTCCAGTGGCAAACACAAATGTATtaccaattttaatacattccTGTCCCGATGATTTCTCCACTGTTGATTACTTTGAT aatCTGAAAACGGAGCACATTGGACGCCTGGTGATCTATGCACCCGTCGTCAGCAGTTCAATGCATGTGATCAACGATCTGGAGTTGGTTCATGGCATTGCTGTGCTGCCCCTGCAACAGACTGCAGGCGTAGGCCGCAGTTGTAATCag TGGCTGAGTCCCTTGGGTTGCGCAATGTTCTCCACACAGCTGCACATTGCCACGGATACGGCACTGGGAAGTCGTCTGCCCTTGATACAGCATATTATAGGGGCTGCTATAGTGAATACTCTGCGAGGCCATCCGCTCTATAGG GTACTTGATATTGCTTTAAAATGGCCAAATGATATTATTGCTAACGGAAACTACAAAATTGGCGGACTAGTCGTGAATACTACATTATTGGGTTCGTTGGCAATTGTGAATATTGGCAGCGGTATTAATCTAAGCAATTCAAAGCCAACCGTTTGTATTAACGGTATGATTAATGAGTATAATGTGCGAATGCCTGATTCTAAATTGCCACTACTGAAGTATGAGCAATTTATTGCTCtagtttttaatgaaatcgAAAGAATTTTGGCAGATGTACAAAACGGAAATTTTGAGACTTTCTACGCCTTGTACTACGAACTCTGGCTGCATAG TGAACAAAACGTTAAGATTTGCCTACAGAATGATCAAGAAAAGGATGCTAGCATTGTGGGTATCGATGATTATGGTTTCTTAAAAGTGAAACTAGCAAACGGCAAAATCGAGACCGTGCAACCTGATGGCAATAGTTTTGATATGCTGAAAGGATTAATAGTACCTAAATATAATTAG